A window of the Hordeum vulgare subsp. vulgare chromosome 5H, MorexV3_pseudomolecules_assembly, whole genome shotgun sequence genome harbors these coding sequences:
- the LOC123396350 gene encoding ABC transporter G family member 5-like, with protein sequence MATSGHIVVEVGTDEDASAGQPPVAPVPYRLSFADLSYTVRTRGCRLASLLPVARASTGSPPPSTTKMLLDGISGEAREGELFAVMGASGSGKSTLVDALAGRITRESLGGTVTLNGEPLHGRRLRAISAYVMQDDLLYPMLTVRETLLYAAEFRLSRALSPARKRERVDALIDQLGLSSAADTVIGDEGHRGVSGGERRRVSIGTDIIHDPILLFLDEPTSGLDSASAFMVVQVLLDIARSGSVVVMTIHQPSARILGILGRLLLLSRGRTVYAGTPAGLMPFFHEFGKPIPDNENPAEFALDTIRELERQHDGTALLADFNARWQANHRMIEDVNTMPLEVAISESVSRGKLVAGTVTGTASSVPTFANPLTVEVWVLIKRSFTNTRRMPELFVMRLGTIMLTGFILATIFLRLDDTPKGVQERLGFFAMGMSTMFYVCADALPVFVQERHIYLRETAHNSYRRLSYVLANAVVSFPPLVILSLAFAVITFFAVGLAGGGASFAFFALIVLASLWAGSGFVTFLSAVVPHVMVGYTVVVAILAYFLLFSGFFINRDRIPNYWIWFHYISLVKYPYQAVLQNEFGDATRCFARGVQMFDGTPIGGMTEAVKLKVLGAISATLGTNMTAATCVVTGADVLTQQAVTDLGKWMCLMVTAAFGFFFRALFYVVLLVGSKNKRK encoded by the coding sequence ATGGCCACCTCCGGCCACATCGTCGTCGAGGTCGGCACCGATGAAGATGCTTCGGCGGGTCAGCCGCCCGTGGCGCCAGTGCCGTACCGTCTGTCCTTCGCTGACCTGTCGTACACCGTCAGGACGCGCGGCTGCAGGCTGGCGAGCCTGCTTCCCGTCGCCAGGGCGTCCACGGGTTCGCCACCACCGTCAACCACCAAGATGCTGCTGGACGGCATCTCCGGCGAGGCCCGGGAAGGGGAGCTCTTCGCCGTGATGGGCGCCAGCGGCTCCGGCAAGTCCACGCTCGTCGACGCGCTCGCCGGCCGGATCACGCGGGAGAGCCTCGGCGGCACCGTCACGCTCAACGGCGAGCCCCTCcacggccgccgcctccgcgCCATCTCCGCCTACGTCATGCAGGACGATCTGCTGTACCCAATGCTCACGGTGCGGGAGACGCTGCTGTACGCCGCTGAGTTCCGCCTCTCCCGCGCGCTCTCCCCGGCCAGGAAGCGCGAACGTGTCGACGCGCTCATCGACCAGCTCGGCCTCTCCAGCGCCGCCGACACCGTCATCGGCGACGAGGGGCACCGTGGGGTGTCAGGAGGCGAGAGGCGCCGTGTCTCGATCGGCACGGACATCATCCACGACCCGATCCTGCTGTTCCTCGACGAGCCCACCTCCGGGCTCGACTCGGCGAGCGCGTTCATGGTGGTGCAGGTGCTCCTCGACATCGCACGGAGCGGCAGCGTCGTCGTGATGACCATCCACCAGCCCAGCGCGCGGATCCTCGGCATCCTTGGCCGCCTCCTGCTCCTCTCCCGCGGCCGCACCGTCTATGCCGGCACGCCGGCCGGCCTCATGCCCTTCTTCCACGAGTTCGGCAAGCCTATCCCGGACAACGAGAACCCGGCCGAGTTCGCGCTGGACACCATCAGAGAACTCGAGCGCCAGCATGATGGCACTGCGCTGCTCGCCGACTTCAACGCCAGGTGGCAAGCAAACCACAGGATGATCGAGGATGTCAACACGATGCCGCTAGAGGTCGCCATATCCGAGAGCGTGTCTCGTGGGAAGCTGGTGGCCGGGACTGTGACAGGGACGGCATCGTCGGTGCCGACGTTCGCGAACCCGCTGACGGTGGAGGTGTGGGTGCTGATAAAGCGGTCCTTCACCAACACGAGGCGGATGCCGGAGCTCTTCGTTATGCGCCTCGGCACGATCATGCTGACCGGCTTCATCCTGGCGACCATCTTCCTCCGCCTCGACGACACGCCCAAGGGCGTCCAGGAGCGGCTCGGCTTCTTCGCCATGGGAATGTCCACCATGTTCTACGTCTGCGCCGACGCGCTGCCGGTGTTCGTGCAGGAGCGCCACATCTACCTCCGCGAAACGGCGCACAACTCGTACCGCCGCTTGTCCTACGTGCTTGCCAACGCCGTGGTGTCCTTCCCGCCGCTGGTCATCCTGTCCCTGGCGTTCGCGGTGATCACGTTCTTCGCCGTGGGCCTCGCCGGCGGGGGCGCGTCGTTCGCCTTCTTTGCGCTGATCGTGCTCGCGTCGCTGTGGGCGGGAAGCGGGTTCGTGACGTTCCTGTCGGCGGTGGTGCCGCACGTGATGGTGGGCTACACGGTGGTGGTGGCCATCCTCGCCTACTTCCTCCTCTTCtccggcttcttcatcaaccgggACAGGATTCCCAACTACTGGATATGGTTCCACTACATTTCGCTCGTCAAGTATCCCTACCAAGCTGTGTTGCAGAACGAGTTCGGCGACGCGACGCGGTGCTTCGCGCGCGGGGTGCAGATGTTCGACGGGACGCCCATCGGCGGCATGACGGAGGCCGTGAAGCTCAAGGTGCTTGGCGCGATCAGCGCAACGCTCGGCACAAACATGACGGCCGCCACCTGCGTCGTCACCGGCGCCGACGTGCTAACGCAGCAGGCCGTCACGGACCTAGGGAAGTGGATGTGCCTCATGGTCACGGCGGCATTCGGCTTCTTCTTCCGCGCTCTCTTCTACGTCGTCTTGCTCGTCGGGAGCAAGAACAAGCGCAAGTAG